One Lutzomyia longipalpis isolate SR_M1_2022 chromosome 4, ASM2433408v1 DNA segment encodes these proteins:
- the LOC129796572 gene encoding uncharacterized protein LOC129796572 isoform X2 produces the protein MQGVYVTQSTISGVDVVYSQINITSDLITIWGNCHRRIGNNIILMMASLEDEEEDTTCYRCFHITLVTKNIVRVYTTMEYMAKCFTNEDKAIMSCPTETSLRDPEEHTEIILFKIRELDGQVIRRREYCPISGRYNFTFASGDDGEKRLECLSPKSTLDTCPSGSSFNLRFRGCNFEDMDASLECLGHWTGYNGVNYLALINTRQDEKLGPRYRCAIFLEDGNSGVVTLSFSNDSTCNPIGQRDSRGMYGESLTLFPTERPSGSSGREQCTFPKWLTGRWKHMKKSSDSVAIFYDYSSFKTHTMYCQEADSNTGRYLVKSITQCGEEKFFCTWIEQRSSNIIEFQMSLQSAAVSVTPQRLCTDENFDGTRWITQSRETTRTHYTQCPVSGEFTGFIPDAEGLCAKLSSDCKSPNILYYEVSACDTGEVYEEREYQCLGQWEENGLLYAFTYRRDLNIHECFVGAMMAEKTIFIKEAGENCQRNLDPHRYGMELNKIGYCNAVADKTPHSSHRHVHSSSSVADEITTPATTKFTAAQPPQVPRTYSIASSTISPAKTTKIPAIIDSTAGSAKQQSSVLLLTLLAILNM, from the exons ATGCAAGGTGTCTATGTGACTCAGAGCACAATTTCTGGCGTTGATGTTGTCTACAGTCAAATTAATATTACATCGGACTTGATCACAATTTGGGGCAATTGCCATCGACGGATTGGAAATAATATAATCCTTATGATGGCATCGCTGGAGGATGAGGAAGAAGACACAACGTGCTATAGGTGCTTTCATATAACTCTCGTCACGAAGAACATCGTGCGTGTATATACGACCATGGAATACATGGCAAAGTGTTTCACGAATGAAGATAAAGCCATCATGTCTTGTCCAACAGAGACATCCCTTCGTGATCCTGAGGAACACACAGAAATTATCCTCttta AAATCCGAGAACTCGATGGTCAAGTGATCCGCCGGCGTGAGTATTGCCCCATAAGTGGTCGATACAATTTCACATTTGCTTCTGGGGATGATGGGGAAAAGCGTCTGGAGTGTCTATCACCGAAATCTACACTGGACACGTGTCCTTCCGGTTCATCGTTCAATCTTCGCTTTCGTGGGTGTAATTTTGAGGATATGGATGCTTCACTGGAGTGCCTTGGGCACTGGACAGGCTACAATGGTGTAAACTATCTCGCTCTCATTAATACGCGGCAAGATGAGAAGCTAGGTCCACGGTATCGATGCGCAATATTCCTAGAGGATGGGAATTCAGGTGTAGTTACACTGTCATTCAGCAATGACTCCACGTGCAACCCGATTGGTCAACGTGATTCTCGAGGGATGTATGGCGAATCCCTCACACTCTTTCCCACAGAACGACCATCTGGGAGTTCTGGGAGAGAacaatgtacctttccaaaatgGCTGACAGGTCGATGGAAGCATATGAAAAAATCTAGTGATTCCGTGGCTATTTTTTACGATTACTCATCCTTCAAGACGCACACAATGTACTGTCAGGAGGCAGATTCTAATACAGGAAGGTATCTTGTAAAGAGTATTACTCAGTGTGGTGAAGAGAAGTTTTTCTGCACATGGATTGAACAAAGGAGTTCAAATATAATTGAGTTCCAAATGTCCCTGCAGTCAGCAGCTGTCTCCGTGACTCCACAGCGTTTATGTACTGATGAGAATTTTGACGGTACCAGATGGATTACACAAAGTCGTGAAACAACGCGTACCCATTATACACAATGCCCTGTAAGTGGAGAATTTACGGGGTTCATTCCCGATGCCGAGGGACTGTGTGCCAAACTCTCATCAGACTGCAAATCTCCGAATATCCTCTACTATGAGGTATCAGCCTGTGACACAGGTGAAGTTTACGAGGAAAGGGAGTATCAATGTTTAGGACAATGGGAAGAGAACGGTCTTCTCTATGCCTTTACATATCGACGGGATCTCAACATACACGAATGCTTTGTGGGAGCCATGATGGCGGAGAAGACGATCTTCATTAAGGAAGCTGGAGAAAATTGTCAGAGAAATCTCGATCCCCATAGGTATGGGATGGAACTCAATAAGATCG GTTACTGCAATGCTGTAGCCGATAAGACGCCACACTCATCGCACCGCCATGTTCATTCAAGTTCATCAGTTGCTGATGAAATAACTACGCCTGCGACGACAAAGTTCACAGCAGCACAACCTCCACAAGTTCCTCGAACATATTCGATAGCTAGCTCAACGATATCACCTGCTAAAACTACAAAAATACCTGCAATAATTGATAGCACGGCTGGAAGTGCAAAACAACAGTCGAGCGTACTTTTGCTTACCCTTCTTGCCATTCTCAATATGTGA
- the LOC129796572 gene encoding uncharacterized protein LOC129796572 isoform X1, translating to MNILCTIYLISFIGFSIIARECAASCYFPAEMQGVYVTQSTISGVDVVYSQINITSDLITIWGNCHRRIGNNIILMMASLEDEEEDTTCYRCFHITLVTKNIVRVYTTMEYMAKCFTNEDKAIMSCPTETSLRDPEEHTEIILFKIRELDGQVIRRREYCPISGRYNFTFASGDDGEKRLECLSPKSTLDTCPSGSSFNLRFRGCNFEDMDASLECLGHWTGYNGVNYLALINTRQDEKLGPRYRCAIFLEDGNSGVVTLSFSNDSTCNPIGQRDSRGMYGESLTLFPTERPSGSSGREQCTFPKWLTGRWKHMKKSSDSVAIFYDYSSFKTHTMYCQEADSNTGRYLVKSITQCGEEKFFCTWIEQRSSNIIEFQMSLQSAAVSVTPQRLCTDENFDGTRWITQSRETTRTHYTQCPVSGEFTGFIPDAEGLCAKLSSDCKSPNILYYEVSACDTGEVYEEREYQCLGQWEENGLLYAFTYRRDLNIHECFVGAMMAEKTIFIKEAGENCQRNLDPHRYGMELNKIGYCNAVADKTPHSSHRHVHSSSSVADEITTPATTKFTAAQPPQVPRTYSIASSTISPAKTTKIPAIIDSTAGSAKQQSSVLLLTLLAILNM from the exons atgaatattttgtgcacAATCTACCTGATTTCATTCATTGGATTTTCCATTATTGCAAGAGAAT GTGCTGCTTCATGCTACTTTCCCGCTGAAATGCAAGGTGTCTATGTGACTCAGAGCACAATTTCTGGCGTTGATGTTGTCTACAGTCAAATTAATATTACATCGGACTTGATCACAATTTGGGGCAATTGCCATCGACGGATTGGAAATAATATAATCCTTATGATGGCATCGCTGGAGGATGAGGAAGAAGACACAACGTGCTATAGGTGCTTTCATATAACTCTCGTCACGAAGAACATCGTGCGTGTATATACGACCATGGAATACATGGCAAAGTGTTTCACGAATGAAGATAAAGCCATCATGTCTTGTCCAACAGAGACATCCCTTCGTGATCCTGAGGAACACACAGAAATTATCCTCttta AAATCCGAGAACTCGATGGTCAAGTGATCCGCCGGCGTGAGTATTGCCCCATAAGTGGTCGATACAATTTCACATTTGCTTCTGGGGATGATGGGGAAAAGCGTCTGGAGTGTCTATCACCGAAATCTACACTGGACACGTGTCCTTCCGGTTCATCGTTCAATCTTCGCTTTCGTGGGTGTAATTTTGAGGATATGGATGCTTCACTGGAGTGCCTTGGGCACTGGACAGGCTACAATGGTGTAAACTATCTCGCTCTCATTAATACGCGGCAAGATGAGAAGCTAGGTCCACGGTATCGATGCGCAATATTCCTAGAGGATGGGAATTCAGGTGTAGTTACACTGTCATTCAGCAATGACTCCACGTGCAACCCGATTGGTCAACGTGATTCTCGAGGGATGTATGGCGAATCCCTCACACTCTTTCCCACAGAACGACCATCTGGGAGTTCTGGGAGAGAacaatgtacctttccaaaatgGCTGACAGGTCGATGGAAGCATATGAAAAAATCTAGTGATTCCGTGGCTATTTTTTACGATTACTCATCCTTCAAGACGCACACAATGTACTGTCAGGAGGCAGATTCTAATACAGGAAGGTATCTTGTAAAGAGTATTACTCAGTGTGGTGAAGAGAAGTTTTTCTGCACATGGATTGAACAAAGGAGTTCAAATATAATTGAGTTCCAAATGTCCCTGCAGTCAGCAGCTGTCTCCGTGACTCCACAGCGTTTATGTACTGATGAGAATTTTGACGGTACCAGATGGATTACACAAAGTCGTGAAACAACGCGTACCCATTATACACAATGCCCTGTAAGTGGAGAATTTACGGGGTTCATTCCCGATGCCGAGGGACTGTGTGCCAAACTCTCATCAGACTGCAAATCTCCGAATATCCTCTACTATGAGGTATCAGCCTGTGACACAGGTGAAGTTTACGAGGAAAGGGAGTATCAATGTTTAGGACAATGGGAAGAGAACGGTCTTCTCTATGCCTTTACATATCGACGGGATCTCAACATACACGAATGCTTTGTGGGAGCCATGATGGCGGAGAAGACGATCTTCATTAAGGAAGCTGGAGAAAATTGTCAGAGAAATCTCGATCCCCATAGGTATGGGATGGAACTCAATAAGATCG GTTACTGCAATGCTGTAGCCGATAAGACGCCACACTCATCGCACCGCCATGTTCATTCAAGTTCATCAGTTGCTGATGAAATAACTACGCCTGCGACGACAAAGTTCACAGCAGCACAACCTCCACAAGTTCCTCGAACATATTCGATAGCTAGCTCAACGATATCACCTGCTAAAACTACAAAAATACCTGCAATAATTGATAGCACGGCTGGAAGTGCAAAACAACAGTCGAGCGTACTTTTGCTTACCCTTCTTGCCATTCTCAATATGTGA
- the LOC129796566 gene encoding COP9 signalosome complex subunit 7: protein MHTEMMSHSFEDNSPTVATHNALEHFVALAKMAKGVACLHLIEQILEAPGVYVFGELLQIPSIMELEGGPNVKYFNALNLFAYGTYKQYLERKDQVLELNVTMKKKLQHLTIVTLAIRNKCIPYKTLLAELDITNVRDLEDLIIEAIYADIIHGKLDQKNSQLEVDYAIGRDIRPGDINQIVDTLQEWCDSCAAVLNCIETQIHRANAEKARSIGHKDKIEQEIVNLKKAIKSQAIDCDEAMPMEMREQTNHESRKKSTKNKAGKSGGKSWFKMAN, encoded by the coding sequence ATGCACACCGAGATGATGTCTCACAGTTTTGAAGACAACTCACCTACCGTGGCAACTCATAATGCATTGGAACACTTTGTGGCTTTGgcaaaaatggcaaaaggagTCGCATGTTTACATCTCATTGAGCAAATTCTCGAAGCTCCGGGAGTGTACGTCTTCGGGGAGTTGTTGCAGATACCCAGCATAATGGAGCTTGAAGGGGGACCCAATGTTAAGTATTTCAATGCTCTTAATCTATTTGCATACGGAACCTATAAGCAGTACTTGGAGAGAAAAGATCAAGTTCTCGAGTTAAATGTGACAATGAAGAAGAAACTGCAACACCTAACCATTGTGACACTGGCTATCCGGAATAAATGCATCCCCTATAAGACTCTTCTCGCAGAATTGGATATCACGAATGTTCGAGATTTGGAAGATCTCATCATCGAAGCAATCTACGCGGACATCATCCATGGGAAGTTGGATCAGAAGAATAGCCAGCTTGAGGTGGACTATGCCATTGGTAGGGACATCCGCCCTGGAGATATAAACCAAATCGTTGATACACTGCAAGAATGGTGCGATTCGTGTGCGGCTGTTCTCAATTGCATTGAAACACAAATTCACAGAGCTAATGCCGAGAAGGCCCGTAGTATCGGCCACAAGGATAAGATTGAGCAGGAGATAGTGAATCTCAAGAAGGCCATCAAATCCCAGGCAATTGATTGCGACGAAGCTATGCCAATGGAGATGCGGGAACAGACAAACCATGAATCCAGGAAGAAATCCACAAAAAACAAAGCCGGCAAATCTGGAGGGAAGTCGTGGTTCAAGATGGCTAATTAA
- the LOC129796553 gene encoding maltase A1-like: MNNFIVILCLSLISGINCDLDWWKTANVYQIYPRSFKDSDGDGIGDLNGITQMLPYLKDLGIQAFWLSPIFKSPMKDFGYDISNFYDIQPEYGSMEDFERLLATAHSLNLKVLLDFVPNHSSDENEWFVKSGEGDATYKDFYIWHPGKLDPADPKKKLPPSNWLSAFRGKAWKWHSGRGEFYLHQFSYQQPDLNYRNQKVVDTMKDVLRFWLKKGVDGFRVDAVPHLFEVETINGQYPDEAKSGNTDDPDDFGYLYHNLTQNLPETVEMVYQWRDVLDEFTNKDGNTRIMLTEAYTDIDILMQYYGNGIKNGSHVPFNFYMIMNLNNNSNAIDFYNNIKLWLDKMPTKCIANWVMGNHDQRRVGSRFGTHRIDLINMILNTLPGVSITYNGEEIGMTDVFLTWEQTVDPAACNAGPDKYQLFSRDPERTPFQWDNSTSAGFSTNSKTWLPVSPLFQQVNVKVQKNAPRSHLKVYRQLLRLRHTETLQKGSVEIRTHGQNVLSITRRLSGRDTYITIANIGGQRESIDLREIFSDRLIFHIVSVDSKRREGEAVDGYILQLNSYEGVVLKALADESFYKYTIIGEP; the protein is encoded by the exons ATGAACAAttttatagttattttatgtttaagcCTAATTTCGGGGATTAACTGTGATCTAGATTGGTGGAAGACTGCTAATGTGTATCAGATCTATCCGAGATCTTTTAAAGATTCTGATGGAGATGGAATCGGCGATCTCAATGGTATAACACAGATGTTGCCATACTTGAAGGATCTGGGAATTCAGGCTTTCTGGTTATCTCCTATTTTTAAATCACCAATGAAAGACTTCGGATATGACATCTCTAATTTCTACGATATTCAGCCAGAATATGGTTCCATGGAGGATTTCGAGCGTCTTTTAGCTACAGCTcatagtttaaatttaaaagttctacTTGATTTTGTTCCTAATCATTCAAGTGATGAGAACGAATGGTTTGTTAAATCTGGAGAAGGTGATGCAACCTACAAGGATTTCTACATCTGGCATCCTGGAAAATTAGATCCTGCagatccaaaaaaaaagcttcctcCCAGCAACTGGCTGAGTGCTTTTCGTGGAAAAGCCTGGAAGTGGCATAGTGGCAGAGGAGAATTCTATCTGCATCAGTTTTCATATCAGCAGCCAGACCTCAACTACAGGAATCAGAAAGTCGTTGATACAATGAAGGATGTTTTAAGATTTTGGTTAAAGAAAGGAGTTGATGGTTTTCGCGTAGATGCTGTACCACATCTGTTTGAAGTTGAAACAATTAACGGTCAATATCCTGATGAAGCCAAGAGCGGAAATACAGATGATCCCGACGATTTTGGCTATCTTTATCACAATCTCACTCAAAATTTACCGGAAACAGTTGAAATGGTATACCAATGGCGAGATGTTCTTGATGAATTTACGAACAAAGACGGAAATACTAGAATAATGTTAACAGAGGCATACACGGATATTGATATCCTGATGCAGTATTATGGAAATGGTATCAAGAATGGATCTCAtgttccatttaatttttacatgaTCATGAATCTCAATAACAATTCTAATGCAATCGATTTCTATAACAACATAAAGTTGTGGTTGGATAAAATGCcaacgaaatgtatagctaATTGGGTGATGGGGAATCATGATCAAAGACGCGTTGGATCAAGATTTGGAACACACAGGATTGACCTCATTAATATGATTCTCAACACACTTCCTGGCGTCAGCATCACATACAAT ggCGAAGAAATTGGTATGACTGATGTGTTCCTGACGTGGGAGCAAACAGTCGACCCTGCTGCATGCAATGCTGGTCCAGATAaatatcaattattttctagAGATCCAGAACGTACTCCCTTCCAATGGGACAACTCTACCAGTGCTGGATTCTCCACAAATTCCAAAACTTGGCTGCCTGTATCTCCGTTATTTCAGCAGGTGAATGtcaaagttcaaaaaaatgcTCCACGGAGTCATCTCAAGGTGTACCGGCAGTTGTTGCGTCTCAGACACACGGAGACTCTTCAGAAAGGATCCGTTGAGATTCGTACTCACGGTCAGAATGTCCTCAGCATTACGAGGAGACTATCTGGTCGTGATACCTACATCACCATCGCTAACATCGGTGGTCAAAGAGAATCCATTGATCTACGAGAAATCTTTTCCGATCGTCTGATCTTCCATATTGTTTCTGTAGACTCCAAGAGACGCGAAGGAGAGGCCGTTGATGGTTACATTTTACAACTGAATTCTTATGAGGGAGTCGTATTGAAGGCGTTAGCGGATGAATCCTTTTACAAATATACTATTATAGGGGAACCATGA
- the LOC129796550 gene encoding maltase A3-like, which yields MKLLVVIVSLSLFSAINCDLDWWKTANVYQIYPRSFKDSNGDGIGDLNGITQMLPYLKDLGINAFWMSPIFKSPMADFGYDISDFKDIHYEYGNMTDFERLLKTAHDLNLKVVLDFVPNHSSDENEWFIKSAAGDETYKDFYTWYPGKDDPANPGTKLPPSNWLSEFRGSAWKFHEGRGEYYLHQFAAKQPDLNYRNQKVVDTMKDVLRFWLDKGVDGFRVDTVPHLFEVAPTDGQFPDEVRSGLTDDPDNYAYLYHNLTKNLPETVEMVYQWRDVLEEYTKKDGNTRILLTEAYTDIDILMQYYGNGVKNGSHVPFNFYMIMNLKNHSNAIDFDENIKLWLKKLPNKSVPNWVMGNHDQRRIGSRFGIHRIDLINMILNTLPGVSITYNGEEIGMTDVFLTWDQTVDPAACNSNPQIYDQFSRDPARTPFQWDSSTSAGFSTSPSTWLPVSSLYQQVNVKVQKNAPRSHLKVYRQLLRLRHTETLQKGTVETRTHGQNVLSITRRLSGRDTYITIANIGGQRESIDIREIFSGRLIFHIIAVNSRRREGDPVRGPNIDLEPHEAFILRSVA from the exons ATGAAACTATTGGTGGTTATTGTAAGTTTAAGCCTATTTTCGGCTATCAACTGTGATCTAGATTGGTGGAAGACTGCTAATGTGTATCAGATCTATCCGAGATCTTTTAAAGATTCTAATGGAGATGGAATCGGCGATCTCAATGGAATAACACAGATGTTGCCGTACTTGAAAGATCTGGGAATTAATGCCTTCTGGATGTCCCCTATCTTCAAATCTCCAATGGCTGACTTTGGATACGATATTTCGGATTTTAAAGATATCCATTATGAATATGGGAATATGACAGACTTTGAGCGCCTCTTGAAAACAGCACATGATCTAAATTTAAAGGTTGTTCTGGATTTTGTTCCTAATCATTCAAGTGATGAGAACGAATGGTTCATTAAGTCTGCAGCAGGTGATGAAACCTATAAGGATTTTTATACTTGGTATCCTGGAAAAGATGATCCTGCAAATCCAGGAACTAAACTTCCGCCAAGCAATTGGCTTAGTGAATTTCGTGGTAGTGCATGGAAGTTTCATGAAGGTAGAGGAGAGTACTACTTACATCAATTTGCTGCGAAACAACCAGATCTCAACTACAGAAATCAGAAAGTCGTTGACACGATGAAGGATGTTTTAAGATTCTGGCTTGATAAGGGAGTCGATGGTTTTCGTGTGGATACCGTACCACATTTATTTGAAGTTGCACCCACTGATGGACAGTTTCCCGATGAAGTTCGTAGTGGTCTAACAGATGATCCAGATAACTACGCTTATCTCTATCACAACCTCACAAAAAATTTACCGGAAACAGTTGAAATGGTATACCAATGGCGAGATGTTCTTGAAGAATATACTAAAAAGGATGGaaatacaagaattttattaacagAAGCATATACGGATATTGACATCCTGATGCAATACTATGGGAACGGTGTCAAGAATGGCTCCCATGTTCCATTTAACTTTTACATGATTATGAACCTCAAGAACCATTCAAACGCaattgattttgatgaaaatattaaactaTGGCtgaaaaaattaccaaataaAAGTGTACCGAATTGGGTGATGGGAAATCATGATCAAAGACGTATTGGATCGAGATTTGGAATTCACAGAATTGATCTTATTAATATGATCCTCAACACTCTTCCTGGCGTCAGCATTACCTACAAC GGTGAGGAGATCGGCATGACTGATGTGTTCTTGACGTGGGACCAAACAGTCGATCCTGCTGCATGCAATTCCAATCCACAAATATATGATCAATTTTCAAGAGATCCTGCAAGGACACCTTTCCAGTGGGATAGCTCTACTAGTGCTGGATTCTCAACAAGTCCCAGTACCTGGTTGCCCGTATCTTCATTGTACCAGCAAGTGAATGTTAAAGTCCAAAAGAATGCTCCACGGAGTCATCTCAAGGTGTACCGGCAGTTGTTGCGTCTCAGACACACGGAGACTCTTCAGAAAGGAACCGTTGAGACTCGTACGCACGGTCAGAATGTCCTCAGCATTACGAGGAGACTCTCTGGTCGTGATACCTACATCACCATCGCTAACATCGGTGGTCAAAGAGAATCAATCGACATAcgagaaatattttccggTCGTTTGATTTTCCACATCATAGCTGTAAATTCCAGAAGGCGTGAAGGAGATCCTGTAAGAGGCCCTAACATAGACTTGGAACCTCATGAGGCCTTCATTCTTAGAAGTGTcgcttga